The following are encoded together in the Chaetodon trifascialis isolate fChaTrf1 chromosome 3, fChaTrf1.hap1, whole genome shotgun sequence genome:
- the olfml3b gene encoding olfactomedin-like protein 3A — MRGFVVLVSLACFATAQHQALIDYLERRLLAIEDRISLWHEQTTRYASELRELKQQMVSQLENLDKEKETLRTNLDSVGSRVDRVERELDYLETQNGAQPCVDVDDKLIEQQVTLVKEKQRAKYSKLSDCSDMISSIKAMKILKRVGGPKGMWTKDTSRASGKVYIFNGTDEDTIHEFATIQDLTRSLGLSQSKSLKLPSAWTGTGHIVYNNHAYYISQAEEIMLVKYDMKNSSVTDTAVFPVQDHVPVYGLTPETVMDLAVDEEGLWGIYATRQNERHISLAKMDAKSLDIEQMWDTNCPRDNAEAAFVICGTLYVVYNSKQPGRSRVQCVFDVNDMVTNEDAPLIYFPKRYGTHSSLKYNPQEQLLYAWDDGYQILYKLVMKKKLEV; from the exons ATGAGAGGATTTGTTGTCTTGGTTAGTTTGGCCTGCTTTGCCACCGCTCAGCACCAAGCACTGATTGACTACTTGGAGCGGCGGCTGCTCGCTATAGAG GACCGGATCTCTTTGTGGCACGAACAGACCACGCGCTACGCTTCAGAGCTGCGGGAATTGAAGCAACAGATGGTTTCCCAGCTGGAAAACCTggataaagagaaagagacactgaGAACGAATCTGGACAGTGTGGGATCGCGGGTGGACCGGGTGGAGCGTGAGCTGGACTACCTGGAGACTCAGAACGGAGCTCAGCCGTGTGTGGATGTGGACGACAAGCTGATCGAGCAGCAGGTGACGCTGgtgaaggagaagcagagggcCAAGTATTCAAAGTTATCAG ACTGCAGTGACATGATCTCCAGCATAAAAGCCATGAAGATCTTGAAGCGAGTTGGAGGGCCAAAGGGCATGTGGACCAAAGACACCAGCAGGGCCTCTGGGAAGGTCTACATTTTTAATGGGACAGACGAAGACACCATCCATGAGTTTGCCACCATACAAGACTTAACCCGCTCGCTGGGTCTGTCTCAGTCCAAGAGCCTGAAGCTGCCGTCCGCCTGGACAGGAACGGGACACATTGTCTACAACAATCACGCATATTACATAAGCCAGGCTGAGGAGATAATGTTAGTTAAATATGACATGAAGAACAGCTCTGTGACTGACACCGCAGTGTTCCCAGTGCAGGACCATGTCCCAGTGTACGGCCTGACCCCCGAGACAGTGATGGACCTGGCTGTGGACGAGGAAGGCCTGTGGGGCATTTATGCCACGCGGCAGAACGAGAGGCACATCTCGCTGGCTAAAATGGACGCCAAATCGCTTGACATCGAGCAAATGTGGGACACAAATTGTCCAAGAGACAACGCAGAGGCGGCTTTTGTCATCTGTGGCACTTTGTACGTGGTGTACAACAGCAAGCAGCCCGGCCGCTCTCgtgtccagtgtgtgtttgatgtcaaTGACATGGTGACCAATGAAGACGCACCGCTGATTTACTTTCCAAAGCGTTACGGGACCCACTCCAGTCTGAAGTACAACccacaggagcagctgctgtacGCCTGGGATGATGGCTACCAGATCCTGTACAAGCTTGTCATGAAAAAGAAACTAGAAGTTTGA